A window from Theropithecus gelada isolate Dixy chromosome 1, Tgel_1.0, whole genome shotgun sequence encodes these proteins:
- the DIRAS3 gene encoding GTP-binding protein Di-Ras3: protein MGNVSFGSKEHQLLQRLRLLPALLILRAFKSHRRIRDYRVVVVGTAGVGKSTLLHKWASGNFRHEYLPTIENTYCQLLGCSHGVLSLHITDSKSGESNRALQHHVIARGHAFVLVYSVTKKETLEELKAFYELIRKIKGNNLHKFPIVLVGNKSDDIHREVTLNDGATCAMEWNCAFMEISAKTDMNVHELFHMLLNYKQQPTTDLQEPEKKSQMPNTTEKLLDKCIIM from the coding sequence ATGGGTAACGTCAGTTTTGGCTCCAAGGAACACCAGCTGCTGCAGCGGTTGCGGCTTCTGCCTGCCCTGCTTATCCTCCGCGCCTTCAAGTCCCACAGGAGGATCAGAGATTACCGCGTCGTGGTAGTCGGCACCGCTGGTGTGGGGAAAAGCACGCTGCTGCACAAGTGGGCGAGCGGCAACTTCCGTCATGAGTACCTGCCGACCATTGAAAATACCTACTGCCAGTTGCTGGGCTGCAGCCACGGTGTGCTTTCCCTGCACATCACCGACAGCAAGAGTGGCGAGAGCAACCGCGCTCTGCAGCACCACGTTATAGCCCGGGGCCACGCCTTCGTCCTGGTCTACTCAGTCACCAAGAAGGAAACCCTGGAAGAGCTGAAGGCCTTCTATGAGCTGATCCGCAAGATCAAAGGTAACAACCTGCATAAGTTCCCCATCGTGCTGGTAGGCAATAAAAGTGATGACATCCACCGGGAGGTGACCCTGAATGATGGTGCCACCTGTGCGATGGAGTGGAATTGCGCCTTCATGGAGATCTCGGCCAAGACCGATATGAATGTGCATGAGCTGTTCCACATGCTGCTGAATTACAAGCAGCAGCCCACCACCGACCTCCAGGAGCCCGAGAAGAAATCCCAGATGCCCAATACCACTGAGAAGCTGCTTGACAAGTGCATAATCATGTGA